One Numida meleagris isolate 19003 breed g44 Domestic line chromosome 6, NumMel1.0, whole genome shotgun sequence genomic region harbors:
- the TRIP11 gene encoding thyroid receptor-interacting protein 11, with translation MASWLGGLGSGLGQSLGQVGGSLSSLTGQISSFTKDILLEGAEEVGDTATELHVSNSRLREIESINAAQKSENERLKKVCSDLEEKHEAAELQIKQLSVEYRNQLQQKEVEISHLKARQNALQEQLQKLQTAAQSAQLGGGVSQPATTSASFVPVVRHSSGFEGDDMDFGDIIWSQQEINRLSNEVSRLESEVDHWKQIAQSSKVQGTNDAEQSEICKLQNTIKELKQNLSREIDEHQHELSVLQDAHRQKLVEISRRHREELSEYEERIEELENQLQQDGVSTDAMVDSKISEQKKSAQNLEGEKAEDLHIIKDLEDEIRKLNQKLSSAKEENKILLKEQELLKVEKIQITQEYESLKSDFSTLQSSVAEQDALLKEQEKSQSRTPLPEDVVSLQQALLEAEREIVRLSSLYQEEVEKELLNAQQKDDNIISAYNEDQNSELSQLKQDLERKERELNESIAERETLVAELEELDKQNQEATQHMITLKEKLSRQHIETDSITKQLKFDIDVERKKVAKLEMEKMETVKELDSQKEKLSQCSYALNDLHISKQQLQDNVRNLQEQLKKAQDCNLHNKKEIRELQQRLKEREEELSLSLSKLTENTKQESNHSSQDLILKEREVEIAKLQNKQLENKQLNEDLEKSLSDLKTENGKLIAAFEELKQELNDAISEKNKVYLEKDTIVEALKLEKRHLETELNQTEKQLFEQAQKYEKTIEELSNARSMDTTALQLEHERLVKLNQEKDFKMAELKRNMEQMEVDHQETKEMLTTSLGGQKQLTELINEKEEFIEKLKNQASQVKKELEEYMEVSKKQDILKQNLEERDKSLAIMKEENNHLKEEIERLKDQQSRATPVVEPKTLDIIIELESEVTQLKVIKNNLEEEIEAHKKTIEDQNQKTVQLQQSLQEQRKEIDESKFQCEQMNVIHERLSLEKDEEIKNLQKTIEQIKTQLHKERQVIQTDSTDLFQETKVQTLNGENGNEKHDLSKAEIERLVKGIKEREMEIKLLNEKNVSLSQQIDQLSKDEVGKLTRIIQEKDLEIQALSARVSSASYRQDVLVLQQQLQAYVMEREQVLAVLSEKTRENSQLKTEYHKIMDMVAAKEAALVRLQEENQKLSNRFENSSQDMFRETIQNLSRIIREKDIEIDALSQKCQTLLTVLQASSTGTDNGSGGVNSNQFEELLQERDKLKQQVKKMEEWKQQVITTVQNMQHESAHLQEELQKLQAQISVESDSNSKLQVDYNGLIQSYEQNEKKLKSFSQELAQVQHTIGQLHNTKDLLLGKLDLVTPSVTMASIISQPSVMQNSAPEVLSDESKLLQKELEQLKKKLQEKDSTIRTLQENNQRLSDSVATASEFERRSQEETDSEMRQIREKHDVLQKSLREKDILIKSKSDQLLSVSENLSNKENENELLKQAVTNLKERNLILEMDIRKLKEENEKIVARCREKETEFRALQETNMQFSMMLKEKEFESHSMKEKALAFEKLLKEKEQGKTGELNQLLNEVKSMQEKAVTFQQERDQVMVALKQKQMESSALQSEIQHLHEKEQRLNQELERLRNHLIEMEDSYTREALAAEDRETKLRKKVSILEEKLVSSSTAVENASHQANLQVESLQEQLNLVSKQRDETVLQLAVSQDQVKQYALSLANLQMVLEQFQQEEKAMYSAELEKHQKETAEWKKKAENLEEKVASLQENLEEANAALDAASRLTEQLDVKEEQIEELKKEGEIRREMLEDVQNKLMNLINSTEGKVDKLLMRNLFIGHFHTPKNKRHEVLRLMGSILGMKKEELDQLLCEDQRGVTRWVTGWLGGGTGSKSVPSTPLRPTHQTGFNSSFSELFVKFLETESCPSLPPPKLSVHDMKPLGAAGAAKTSSTPTSSQIPDSGVSGISRRPDTNPFLAPRSAAVPLITPAPSSGHLLMKPISDALPTFTPLPVSPDASAGAVLKDLLKQ, from the exons ATGGCGTCGTGGCTGGGCGGGCTGGGCTCGGGGCTCGGGCAGTCCCTGGGGCAGGTGGGGGGCAGCTTGTCCTCGCTCACCGGCCAGATCTCCAGCTTCACCAAGGACATCCTGTTGGAGGGCGCGGAGGAAGTGGGCG atacagcAACAGAGCTACACGTGTCCAATTCCAGACTCAGAGAAATAGAAAGTATTAATGCAGCACAGAAGTCAGAA AACGAGAGACTGAAAAAAGTTTGTAGtgatttagaagaaaagcatgaaGCAGCAGAGCTTCAAATAAAACAGTTGTCTGTAGAGTACCGAAATCAGCTGCAACAGAAAGAG GTGGAAATCAGCCATCTAAAAGCTCGACAGAATGCATTACAGGAACAGTTGCAGAAACTTCAGACCGCTGCTCAGTCAGCACAGTTAGGAGGCGGTGTTTCACAACCAGCCACTACATCAGCCTCCTTTGTTCCCGTGGTTAGACATTCCTCAGGTTTTGAAGGCGATGACATGGATTTTGGGGATATAATCTGGTCTcaacaagaaataaacagattaTCCAATGAAGTTTCTAGACTTGAATCTGAGGTTGACCACTGGAAGCAGATTGCACAG tctTCCAAAGTGCAAGGAACAAATGATGCTGAACAAAGTGAAATATGCAAACTGCAAAATACCATTAAG GAGCTCAAACAGAACTTGAGTCGGGAAATAGATGAACATCAGCATGAACTTTCAGTGTTGCAGGATGCACACAGACAAAAGCTAGTAGAGATAAGTCGTCGACATCGAGAAGAGCTGAGTGAATATGAAGAGCGAATTGAAGAACTTGAAAATCAGTTACAGCAAG atGGTGTAAGCACTGATGCCATGGTTGACTCTAAAATTAGTGAACAGAAAAAGAGTGCTCAGAATCtagaaggagagaaagcagaagactTGCACATTATAAAGGACCTAGAggatgaaataagaaaattaaatcagaaattATCTTCtgccaaagaagaaaacaaaattcttctgaaagagCAAGAATTGTTAAAGGtagaaaaaatccaaataacCCAGGAATACGAAAGTCTAAAATCTGACTTCAGTACACTTCAAAGTTCTGTTGCAGAGCAAGATGCTCTCTTGAAAGAACAGGAGAAGTCTCAGTCCAGGACACCGCTACCAGAAGATGTTGTCAGTCTGCAACAAGCACTGTTAG aagcagaaagagaaatagtgAGGCTTTCAAGTTTATATCAG GAGGAAGTTGAGAAGGAGCTGCTAAATGCACAACAAAAAGATGATAATATTATTTCTGCATATAATGAGGATCAGAATTCAGAATTAAGTCAGTTAAAGCAAgatttggaaaggaaagaacGTGAATTAAACGAAAGTATTGCTGAAAGGGAAACATTAGTAGCAGAATTGGAAGAACTAGACAAGCAGAATCAAGAAGCTACTCAG CATATGATTACTCTGAAAGAGAAGCTGTCAAGACAACACATAGAAACCGATAGCATCACCAAACAGCTGAAATTTGACATAGAtgttgaaagaaagaaagtagcaaaattagaaatggagaaaatggaaactgttAAGGAGTTAGatagtcagaaagaaaaactaagcCAGTGTTCATATGCACTTAATGATTTGCATATAAGTAAGCAGCAACTTCAAGATAATGTTAGAAACCTTCAGGAGCAACTGAAGAAGGCCCAGGACTGTAACTTGcataataaaaaagagattAGAGAATTGCAGCAAAGactaaaagaaagagaagaggaactTTCTCTGTCCTTGAgcaaattaacagaaaatactaAACAGGAATCTAACCACAGTAGTCAAGATCTgattctgaaagaaagagaagtagaAATTGCAAAACTACAGAAtaaacaactggaaaataaacaacTAAATGAAGACTTAGAGAAATCTCTGTCTgatctcaaaacagaaaatggaaagctaATAGCAGCCTTTGAAGAACTAAAACAGGAGTTAAATGATGCAatttctgagaagaataaaGTTTACTTAGAAAAAGACACAATTGTGGAAGCtttgaaattggaaaaaaggcatttagaaacagaattaaaccagactgaaaaacaactttttgaaCAAGCACAGAAGTATGAGAAAACTATTGAGGAATTATCAAATGCACGTAGTATGGATACCACTGCCTTGCAGCTTGAACATGAACGCTTAGTTAAACTCAATCAAGAGAAAGACTTTAAGATGGCAGAACTCAAAAGGAACATGGAACAGATGGAAGTTGACcatcaagaaacaaaagagatgTTGACTACTAGCTTAGGAGGACAAAAGCAGTTGACAGAACtcataaatgaaaaagaggaatttattgaaaaacttaaaaatcaaGCCTCACAGGTGAAGAAGGAACTTGAGGAATATATGGAAGTTTCAAAAAAGCAGGAtatcttaaaacaaaatttagagGAGAGAGACAAAAGTCTTGCTAtcatgaaggaagaaaataatcatttgaaagaagaaattgaacGTCTTAAGGATCAGCAAAGTCGAGCTACACCTGTGGTTGAGCCTAAAACTCTAGATATTATTATTGAACTTGAAAGTGAGGTGACACAGTTAAAAGTGATAAAGAATAAtcttgaagaagaaatagaagctcacaaaaaaacaatagaagACCAGAATCAAAAAACAGTGCAACTTCAACAGTCCTTGCaggagcaaagaaaggaaatagatGAGTCCAAATTTCAGTGTGAACAAATGAATGTCATACATGAAAGACTCTCTTTagagaaagatgaggaaattaaaaatttacagaaaacaattgAGCAAATTAAAACTCAGTTGCACAAAGAGAGACAGGTTATTCAAACTGATTCCACTGAtctttttcaggaaacaaaagttCAGACACTTaatggagaaaatggaaatgaaaaacatgactTATCTAAAGCTGAAATTGAAAGACTAGTAAAAGGTATCAAAGAAAGGGAGATGGAGATTAAGCTTCTAAATGAAAAGAATGTTTCTCTAAGTCAACAAATTGATCAGCTGTCTAAAGATGAAGTTGGCAAACTTACTCGAATCATTCAAGAGAAAGACTTAGAAATACAAGCTCTCAGTGCTAGAGTTTCCTCAGCTTCCTATCGGCAGGATGTTCTtgttcttcagcagcagctgcaagctTATGTCATGGAAAGAGAACAAGTACTAGCAGTTCTAAGTGAAAAGACGAGGGAGAACAGTCAGTTAAAAACTGAGTATCATAAGATCATGGATATGGTGGCCGCTAAAGAAGCAGCTTTGGTAAGgttgcaagaagaaaatcaaaaattaTCTAATAGATTTGAAAATAGCAGTCAAGACATGTTCCGAGAAACTATTCAAAATTTATCCCGTATCATTCGAGAAAAAGATATTGAAATAGATGCTCTCAGTCAAAAATGCCAAACCTTACTGACTGTCTTGCAGGCATCCAGTACGGGTACTGATAATGGCTCAGGAGGTGTTAACAGTAACCAGTTTGAAGAACTTCTACAAGAACGTGATAAATTAAAACAGCAAGTAAAGAAGATGGAAGAGTGGAAACAGCAGGTCATAACCACAGTTCAGAACATGCAGCATGAGTCAGCTCATCTCCAAGAAGAGCTACAAAAGCTTCAAGCACAGATTTCAGTTGAAAGTGATAGTAATTCAAAATTGCAGGTAGATTATAATGGCTTGATTCAGAGTTatgaacaaaatgagaaaaaactaAAAAGTTTTAGTCAAGAATTAGCACAAGTTCAGCACACCATAGGACAGCTTCATAACACCAAAGATCTTCTGCTGGGTAAACTTGATTTGGTAACACCATCTGTGACGATGGCTTCCATCATTTCACAACCTTCAGTCATGCAAAACAGTGCTCCTGAAGTACTCAGTGATGAATCTAAACTCCTTCAAAAGGAATtggaacaactgaaaaaaaagttgcaagAAAAAGATTCAACTATTAGGACTCTTCAGGAAAACAATCAACGATTATCTGATTCTGTGGCTACAGCATCAGAGTTCGAAAGAAGGAGTCAAGAGGAGACAGATTCAGAGATGAGGCAGATCAGAGAAAAACATGACGTTTTACAGAAATCTCTTAGAGAAAAAGACATACTGATTAAATCTAAAAGTGATCAGTTACTTTCTGTGAGTGAAAATCTtagtaacaaagaaaatgaaaatgagcttttaaaacaAGCTGTGACTAATCTCaaagaaaggaatttaattttagaaatggATATTcgaaaactgaaagaagaaaatgaaaaaatagttgCACGGtgtagggaaaaagaaacagaattccGAGCACTTCAGGAAACTAATATGCAATTTTCAATgatgctgaaagagaaagagtTTGAGTCCCACTCAATGAAGGAAAAAGCTCTCGCTTTCGAGAAActactgaaagagaaagaacag GGCAAAACGGGGGAATTGAATCAACTGCTAAATGAGGTTAAATCAATGCAGGAAAAGGCTGTTACTTTTCAGCAAGAGAGAGACCAAGTCATGGTAGCActcaaacagaagcaaatggaGAGCAGTGCCCTACAGAGTGAG ATACAGCATTTACATGAGAAAGAGCAGCGCCTAAATCAGGAACTGGAGAGGTTACGTAACCACCTGATAGAAATGGAGGACTCCTATACACGGGAAGCCTTAGCTGCAGAAGACAGAGAGACCaagctaagaaaaaaagtttctattttggaagaaaaacttgTGTCTTCATCTACTGCAGTGGAGAATGCCAG TCATCAGGCTAATCTGCAGGTTGAATCTTTGCAAGAGCAATTAAACCTGGTTTCCAAGCAGAGAGATGAAACAGTGCTACAGCTTGCAGTCTCTCAGGACCAAGTGAAACAGTATGCATTGTCACTGGCCAACCTGCAGATGGTACTAGAGCAATTCCAACAGG aagaaaaagccatgtattcagcagagctggaaaagcaccaaaaagagactgcagaatggaaaaaaaaagctgaaaacttaGAAGAAAAAGTTGCATCGCTACAG GAAAATTTAGAAGAGGCGAATGCTGCACTGGATGCAGCATCAAGGCTTACTGAACAACTTGATGTTAAAGAGGAGCAGATTGAAGAGCTTAAAAAAGAAG GTGAGATCAGAAGAGAAATGTTAGAAGATGTACAAAATAAACTAATGAATCTCATCaacagcacagaaggaaaagtggACAA GCTTCTGATGAGGAATCTCTTCATTGGACATTTTCATACTCCAAAAAATAAACGTCATGAAGTGCTAAGGTTAATGGGAAGTATCTTGGGTATGAAAAAAGAGGAACTTGATCag TTACTCTGTGAAGACCAGAGAGGAGTTACGAGATGGGTGACTGGTTGGCTTGGTGGAGGAACAGGATCAAAGAGTGTCCCGAGCACACCTTTACGACCAACTCATCAAACTGGTTTTAATAGT tctttttcagaactgtttgtGAAATTCCTTGAAACAGAATCTTGCCCAAGCCTTCCTCCACCCAAGCTTTCCGTTCATGATATGAAACCTttaggagcagcaggagctgctaaAACTAGCAGTACTCCAACCAGCAGTCAAATACCAG ATTCTGGAGTCTCAGGAATCAGCAGAAGACCAGATACGAATCCATTTCTAGCACCTCGATCTGCAGCAGTGCCTCTCATAACACCTGCTCCTAGTTCTGGGCATCTACTTATGAAACCTATTTCAGATGCTTTGCCTACTTTTACGCCACTGCCAGTGTCCCCTGATGCCAGTGCTGGTGCTGTACTAAAAGACCTCCTAAAACAATAA